In Oleiharenicola lentus, the following are encoded in one genomic region:
- a CDS encoding succinate CoA transferase has translation MKYPFPTLTADEAAALINDKDTIGFGGFTAAGACKVIPPAIAVRAKAEHAAGRPFKLGVITGASTGKSLDGALAEAEAIAWRTPYQSDPTLRKSINEGKTQFFDLHLSAVQPAVRSGVLGKVNWAILEASHVTAQGEIVLTTAVGCANTFARVADKILIELNAHHPGDLMGFHDLFEPADPPRRRAIPVYAPTDRIGASFIKVNPAKIAGVVLTNCPDESGGFDAPDEVTNRIGANVAGFLANEIKVGRLPESFLPLQSGVGNIANAVIGALGSNPGIPPFMMYTEVLQDSVINLLQSGKCAFASSCSLTLSPDRLKEFYANLEYFRSRVVLRPQEISNSPEIVRRLGLITINTAIEVDLFGNVNSTHVMGRDLMNGIGGSGDFTRNAHVSIYTCPSVAKGGKISTIVPFVTHLDHSEHSVQVVVTEHGVADLRGKSPGERAALMIEKCVHPEYRDTLRAYLGASGKGHVQQTLHNAFGMHLAFLEQGDMRKVKWRE, from the coding sequence ATGAAGTATCCATTTCCCACCCTGACGGCCGACGAGGCCGCCGCCCTCATCAACGACAAGGACACCATCGGCTTCGGTGGCTTCACCGCCGCCGGCGCCTGCAAGGTGATCCCTCCCGCCATCGCCGTTCGGGCCAAGGCCGAACACGCCGCCGGCCGCCCCTTCAAGCTCGGCGTCATCACCGGGGCCTCGACGGGCAAGTCCCTCGACGGCGCCCTCGCCGAGGCCGAGGCCATCGCCTGGCGCACACCCTACCAGTCGGACCCGACGCTCCGGAAGTCCATCAACGAGGGCAAAACCCAGTTCTTCGACCTGCACCTCTCCGCGGTTCAGCCGGCGGTGCGCAGCGGTGTGCTCGGCAAGGTCAACTGGGCCATCCTCGAGGCGAGCCATGTGACTGCACAGGGCGAGATCGTCCTGACCACTGCGGTGGGCTGCGCCAATACCTTTGCGCGGGTGGCGGACAAAATCCTCATCGAGCTCAACGCCCACCATCCGGGCGACCTCATGGGCTTCCACGATCTCTTTGAGCCGGCCGATCCACCGCGCCGTCGTGCCATCCCGGTCTATGCCCCGACCGACCGCATCGGTGCGAGCTTCATCAAGGTGAATCCGGCCAAGATTGCGGGTGTCGTGCTGACCAACTGCCCCGACGAGTCCGGCGGCTTCGATGCGCCCGACGAGGTCACGAACCGGATCGGCGCGAATGTCGCCGGCTTCCTCGCCAACGAAATCAAGGTCGGCCGCCTGCCCGAATCCTTTCTGCCGTTGCAGTCAGGTGTCGGCAACATCGCCAACGCCGTCATCGGTGCGCTCGGCTCCAATCCCGGCATTCCGCCTTTCATGATGTATACGGAGGTGCTGCAGGACTCGGTCATCAACCTCCTCCAGTCGGGCAAGTGCGCCTTCGCCAGCAGCTGCTCGCTCACGCTCAGCCCGGATCGGTTGAAGGAGTTCTACGCCAACCTCGAGTATTTTCGCTCCCGCGTCGTGCTGCGGCCGCAGGAAATTTCCAACAGTCCCGAGATCGTGCGCCGCCTCGGCCTCATCACGATCAACACAGCCATCGAGGTGGATCTGTTCGGCAACGTTAACAGCACGCACGTCATGGGCCGCGACCTCATGAACGGAATCGGCGGCTCCGGCGACTTCACCCGCAACGCCCATGTCTCAATCTACACGTGCCCGTCCGTCGCCAAGGGCGGCAAGATCAGCACGATCGTGCCGTTTGTGACCCACCTCGACCACAGCGAGCACTCGGTGCAGGTGGTCGTGACGGAGCACGGCGTCGCCGATCTGCGCGGCAAGTCCCCCGGCGAGCGCGCCGCGCTCATGATCGAGAAATGCGTGCACCCGGAGTATCGCGACACGCTCCGCGCCTACCTCGGCGCCTCCGGCAAAGGCCACGTCCAGCAGACCCTGCACAACGCCTTCGGCATGCACCTCGCCTTCCTCGAGCAGGGCGACATGCGGAAGGTGAAGTGGCGGGAGTAG
- a CDS encoding acetyl-CoA hydrolase/transferase family protein, producing MPPTPSPWFSRAVSAADAVAPIRSGANIFIHGAAATPTPLVEALAARRDLEGVRLWHLHTNGPAPFAEPGREKEFRSISLFTGAPLRAAVKEGRADFVPIFLSDIPDLFLSGQVKLDVALLQLSPPDRNGLCSLGTSCDAAKAAFETAKLIIAEINERMPRTHGNNVVPFSRVDAFIATNRPLHGHHVEAESPVEARIGEIIADLVEDGSTLQMGIGGIPDAALSRMKGKRDLGIHTEMFSDRIVDLVEAGAVTNRFKEVGQGRILTSFINGSQRLFDFVHDNPLVHFYPCDWTNDTSVIRKNPKVVAINSAIQIDLTGQVCADSIGDRIYSGIGGQMDFIRGAALSPGGKPIIALPALAMGGKVSRIAPQLAPGAGVVTTRGHVHWVITEYGAVNLHGRTLRERGEALISIAHPDFRAELRRDLNERRHFTLA from the coding sequence ATGCCCCCCACCCCTTCTCCCTGGTTCAGCCGGGCCGTTTCCGCGGCCGATGCCGTTGCCCCGATCCGCAGCGGTGCAAATATTTTCATCCACGGTGCCGCCGCCACGCCCACCCCGCTGGTCGAGGCTCTCGCCGCGCGGCGCGACCTGGAAGGCGTGCGCCTCTGGCACCTGCACACCAACGGCCCCGCGCCCTTCGCCGAGCCCGGCCGCGAAAAGGAATTCCGCTCCATCTCGCTGTTCACCGGCGCGCCGCTCCGGGCCGCGGTGAAGGAAGGCCGCGCGGACTTCGTGCCGATTTTCCTGTCGGACATCCCGGATTTGTTCCTCTCCGGGCAGGTGAAGCTCGATGTCGCGTTGCTCCAGCTTTCGCCGCCAGACCGCAACGGGCTCTGCTCGCTAGGCACCTCCTGCGACGCCGCCAAGGCCGCTTTCGAGACCGCCAAGCTGATCATCGCCGAGATCAACGAGCGTATGCCCCGCACCCACGGCAACAACGTCGTGCCGTTCAGCCGCGTGGACGCCTTCATCGCCACGAACCGCCCGCTCCATGGCCATCACGTCGAGGCCGAGTCTCCCGTCGAGGCGCGGATCGGCGAAATCATCGCGGATCTGGTCGAGGATGGCTCCACCCTCCAGATGGGCATCGGCGGCATCCCCGACGCCGCGCTCAGCCGCATGAAAGGCAAGCGCGACCTGGGCATCCACACCGAGATGTTCTCCGACCGCATCGTGGATCTCGTCGAAGCCGGCGCCGTCACCAACCGCTTCAAGGAAGTCGGGCAGGGCCGCATCCTCACCAGCTTCATCAACGGCTCGCAGCGGCTCTTCGATTTCGTCCACGACAACCCGCTCGTGCATTTCTACCCCTGCGACTGGACCAACGACACCTCGGTGATCCGCAAGAACCCCAAGGTCGTCGCCATCAACTCCGCCATCCAGATTGATCTCACCGGCCAGGTCTGCGCCGACTCCATCGGCGACCGCATCTATTCCGGCATCGGCGGCCAGATGGACTTCATCCGCGGTGCGGCCCTCTCGCCCGGCGGCAAGCCCATCATCGCGCTGCCTGCGCTCGCGATGGGCGGCAAGGTCTCGCGCATCGCCCCGCAGCTCGCCCCCGGCGCCGGCGTCGTCACCACCCGCGGCCACGTCCACTGGGTCATCACCGAGTACGGCGCGGTCAACCTGCACGGCCGGACCCTGCGCGAGCGCGGCGAAGCCTTGATCTCCATCGCCCACCCCGATTTCCGCGCCGAGCTGCGCCGCGACCTGAACGAGCGCCGGCACTTCACGCTGGCCTAG